One part of the Alosa alosa isolate M-15738 ecotype Scorff River chromosome 4, AALO_Geno_1.1, whole genome shotgun sequence genome encodes these proteins:
- the suv39h1b gene encoding LOW QUALITY PROTEIN: histone-lysine N-methyltransferase SUV39H1b (The sequence of the model RefSeq protein was modified relative to this genomic sequence to represent the inferred CDS: deleted 1 base in 1 codon), whose protein sequence is MAENLKECRVPCKATTDELESLCRVEGVTCKDLGISKNNLTEYEVEYLCSYKRVVPTEKLKNGMTPPPQELFLVKWRGFPESMNTWEPRKNLKCVELLSQFWEDLILEMRRQKRRAVPRRLDPATASYMVQRAKLHVTLGHWERKLTALNLQRGGGRIFVRNHVDLEGPPRHFTYINDYKVGEGISLTEVALGCECTNCLEEPVNGCCAGASQHRFAYNELGQVRLRPGMPIYECNKRCRCGPECSNRVVQRGIRYSLCIFRTDNGRGWGVRTMERIRKNSFVMEYVGEIITTEEAERRGQIYDKEGATYLFDLDYVDDEYTVDAAHYGNISHFVNHSCDPNLQVYNVFIDNLDERLPRIAFFATRSIKAGEELTFDYKMQIDPMDAESTKMDSNFNVTGLPGSPKKRMRVECKCGVESCRKYLF, encoded by the exons ATGGCGGAAAATTTGAAAG AGTGCAGAGTCCCCTGCAAGGCCACCACAGACGAGCTGGAGTCCCTCTGCCGTGTGGAGGGAGTGACGTGCAAAGATCTGGGAATTAGCAAGAACAACCTGACTGAATATGAAGTGGAATATCTATGCAGCTACAAAAGGGTAGTCCCAACAGAAAAGCTAAAGAATGGAATGACTCCACCGCCACAG GAGCTATTCCTCGTGAAGTGGCGTGGCTTCCCAGAGTCCATGAACACGTGGGAGCCGCGCAAAAACCTGAAGTGCGTGGAGCTCCTGAGCCAGTTCTGGGAGGATCTGATCCTAGAGATGCGGCGGCAGAAGCGGCGTGCTGTGCCCCGGCGCTTGGACCCCGCCACAGCCTCCTACATGGTGCAGCGCGCCAAGCTGCACGTTACTCTGGGGCACTGGGAGCGCAAGCTGACGGCGCTCAACCTGCAGCGCGGTGGAGGGCGCATCTTTGTGCGCAACCACGTGGACCTGGAGGGCCCGCCTCGCCACTTCACCTACATCAACGACTACAAGGTGGGCGAGGGCATCTCGCTGACCGAGGTGGCGCTCGGCTGCGAGTGCACAAACTGTCTGGAGGAGCCGGTGAACGGCTGCTGTGCCGGCGCCTCGCAGCACCGCTTCGCGTACAACGAGCTGGGCCAGGTGCGCCTGCGGCCCGGCATGCCCATCTACGAGTGTAACAAGCGCTGTCGCTGCGGGCCCGAGTGCTCCAACCGTGTGGTGCAGCGCGGCATTCGCTACTCACTCTGCATCTTTCGCACGGACAACGGTCGCGGCTGGGGCGTTCGCACCATGGAGCGCATACGGAAGAACAGCTTCGTCATGGAGTATGTGGGAGAG ATCATCACAACAGAGGAAGCGGAGAGGCGAGGTCAAATCTATGACAAAGAAGGAGCCACGTACCTGTTCGACTTGGACTACGTGGACGATGAGTACACTGTAGACGCAGCCCACTATGGCAACATCTCCCACTTTGTCAACCACAGT TGTGATCCAAATCTTCAAGTCTACAACGTTTTCATTGACAACTTGGACGAGAGGCTACCTAGGATAGCC TTTTTCGCCACGCGCAGCATCAAAGCCGGAGAGGAGCTCACCTTCGACTACAAAATGCAGA TTGATCCAATGGATGCCGAGAGCACAAAGATGGACTCTAATTTCAACGTGACCGGGCTCCCCGGCTCCCCTAAGAAACGCATGCGCGTGGAATGCAAGTGTGGAGTGGAGTCCTGTCGGAAATACCTCTTCTAG